Genomic DNA from Planktomarina temperata RCA23:
TAAAAATTAATGAAGCAATTGAAAGTTATCTAAGTAAGAACGGTAAGTTAGACGGATTGTCGGATGCCCAAAAAGAAGAAACAATTGAGCAGGCCTCATTTCCCGTTTTTATTGAGACGGCAGAATATTCTGAACGTGTCACTGGTAAGACAGTTTATATGGGGAATTCACTACCTGGAGGTGATGGATCTGCAACAACTTGGCTACCGGAGATTTTTGATGAACCTCAACGAGACTTTTTAAAAGATCTACCAATCAATGATCTAGAGGAGGTTAAGTCAAAATTAAAGACAGCGGTCGATTTAGGAAAAGATATTATTGTTTTTCGAGGTAACGAAATACCAGCATCTGAAGCAAGCATTGAAGCAATAAATGCGCTTTTGGCCTCAAAGGAAGATACAGAGACTCATCCCGCTGAGCCTTCAGAAGTTCCAGGTGGAGATACAGCAGATGGGCCCATAATCTTAGATGTTGAAAATAATTTTGAGCAGTTGAAATGGAGAGCAGAGATTAGTCCCAGATCGGTTACAATTCCGATGGCTGCACCAAAAAATATTACAACGCAGCTGAGACCGCATCAGGAAGATAGTTTGGATTGGCAGATAAATGCTTGGGAAGCCGGTTTGCCGGGAGTTTTAAATGCAGATGAGCAGGGACTGGGAAAGACTCTGCAAACACTTTCATTTCTGGCCTGGATGAGAGCGCAATTAAGTAGTGATAAAGAAGCCAAGGCAAAAGGTCCGGTTTTGATTGTTGCTCCAACCTCGCTTCTAGTAAATTGGGAACAAGAAGTAGAAAACCATATGAGCAGTGGAGGTCTTGGCCAGTTGGTGAGACTCTATGGCACCGCAACGAGTGCGAGAAAACGTATTGGTGCTAATGGTTTAGATACTAAAACTGGTGAAGATTTATTAGATCTTGATTTCTTGATTGAAGCCACCAAACAGGGACAAGGCCATACATTTTGGGTTCTAACGACTTACACGACACTGACAAACTACCAACATTCATTAGGTCGTATCCCTTTCTCTGTAGCGGTTTTTGACGAAATCCAGGCCATGAAAAACCCAGGATCGTTGCGGGCTTTTGCAGGTACAGCTATGCAAGCGGATTTCCGAATTGGATTGACGGGAACGCCAATTGAAAATTCCACAAGTGATCTTTGGGCGATACTAGATCAGATATCCCCTGGTCGATTAATTCCACTCAGTAAGTTTAGACAAGAGTTTTCAGCACCAAATCAAGACAAGATGCAAATGTTGTATGAACTAATTTTTGAAGATGTTGATGGTTTGCCGCCTATGGCAATTCGTCGATTAAAGGATGACGTTGCAACAGAACTTCCTAAAAAGAAAAGAATTTTGCACGCTGAGGCGATGTCAGAACACCAAGCCACTTCATATGAAGAAGCGAGGGGCAAATTAGTAACTGGAAAGAAAGGCGCAGCCCTTAAAATGCTGCATCATATTAGATCTGTATCGGTACATCCCAATATCTCCTCAGAACTTATCGCTGATGAATATATAAGCTTGTCTGCTCGGCTAAAGTCTACCTTTGAAATTCTTGATCGTATTCATTCAAAAAACGAGAGAGCTTTGGTTTTTATAGAACATATACAAATGCAGTATCGGTTCATTGAGCTATTAAAGGCTAGGTACGATTTAGAAAACATAGACCTAATAAATGGAAAAACACCGATTAAACAACGCCAAAAAATAGTTAACCGGTTTCAAAGTCATTTGAAAAATGATCGTGGTTTTGATGTTTTAGTGCTAGGTCCAAAGGCTGCAGGAACCGGTTTGACGTTAACTGCCGCTACTCATGTCATACATTTATCGAGATGGTGGAATCCCGCCGTTGAAGAACAATGCAATGATCGGGTTCATCGCATTGGACAGACAAAACCTGTAACAGTTCACGTGCCGTTATCAGTGCATCCAGAATACGAAGAAAAATCCTTCGATTTGCTACTTCACAGCCTAATGACTTGGAAGAGAAAATTGGCTAGTTCTGCTCTTTGGCCAATGGGTGACACAGAGGCCGACATGCAAAAACTGCAGGAGTTACTCGGATCAGAAGCGACTTCTAAGGGCGACAAAGATTTCGTAAAGAATTCGGTTATCAAAATGTTTGAGCGAGATGAAGTTGTTCCTTTGGAGATAGTTGACGATAAGACATTTGTTTATGACTAAAACTCTACTGCAAATTTTACTCTATTCAGGCTCTAACTTGATACCTGAATTGAACCTCCGTGCGTAAAAACTGCATCCGCAATTTCTTTTCGGTTCATTTTTAATTGAAGGCGGTTTAAATTTTGATATTATATTTGCGTTGCAAATCTTCCTGCTAGTTACTCTCGAATAATGCAGTATTAATTCAACAGAATAAGCTAAACTCATACATTAATAGATTAAGTGTTTTTGCCGGTTCGTCAGATACTGTTTTGCTTGAGAGGTTGAAGCCGATGAAGTGACCTGGTTCACGTATTATTGACTATAACATTGAGATTACCACGATTGGAATTCTACTAGTTGCCAGTACTGATTTGTATAATATTTTTAACACTCTTCGGTTACTACCCCCGGCTACTTTATTTTAGGCTTCTTAACCAATATTCCATATTGGAGATACATATCCTCCCCCCAAATATTTATAATTGGAAAGCCTCTTGAAACTCGATGGTGATAAATACCTAATAGCTCATCGTGGCTGTAATTTTTGAAACAGTTGAAACGGTTTATTGCTAGCAATATTGCGTCGATGATTGTTTCTTCGCCTGCTTGCGACTGTCGTTGAAATGGAAATTGTATTGAGTGTTTTTTCAAAAATTGGATTAATGAGACCACAAAATAGACACGTTCTCTTGAGAGGTGCCAATCGATTTTACCACCACTATTTTCTTGGCCCATAGCAAACCCTTTGGGAAACCTAGCCAGCTCCACTTGGCAAAGCACATTGTAGATTGTGTCGACTAGTTCATTAAAACTTTCAGGATTAAATTGATTGATTAAATCGCTATCCACTTGGCGTCTCCAGTTTTATCTCAATGTAAAGCTGTTCAACA
This window encodes:
- a CDS encoding DEAD/DEAH box helicase, producing the protein MQIEFNYSNEGVIINFLGIRKGFLKFFLSSTIKTSLSQLSKEDQNLALAIADLKFCADNIQSQLDISEDRLQFSHEVAASISSQTAKKLGLPPISHLTLETDVVSIPGHDSFQLKYNWSLNGQKQNPKRIGAILQTSEGLRRIPFWLLQAIDLAETELAQKSLEHHWHQMAKFRKALEPDFDTAHSSTSSVEMSQFLSNLKVKISDGFSILPDQDETTGSFEVIPFSNQHIDDQLISSETTVTVAMSELDQDELQNFQDRFERKGSLSAYKIGDGSYMVVEPSSKPALDVMANMQSASIEERREFIKNPRLKINEAIESYLSKNGKLDGLSDAQKEETIEQASFPVFIETAEYSERVTGKTVYMGNSLPGGDGSATTWLPEIFDEPQRDFLKDLPINDLEEVKSKLKTAVDLGKDIIVFRGNEIPASEASIEAINALLASKEDTETHPAEPSEVPGGDTADGPIILDVENNFEQLKWRAEISPRSVTIPMAAPKNITTQLRPHQEDSLDWQINAWEAGLPGVLNADEQGLGKTLQTLSFLAWMRAQLSSDKEAKAKGPVLIVAPTSLLVNWEQEVENHMSSGGLGQLVRLYGTATSARKRIGANGLDTKTGEDLLDLDFLIEATKQGQGHTFWVLTTYTTLTNYQHSLGRIPFSVAVFDEIQAMKNPGSLRAFAGTAMQADFRIGLTGTPIENSTSDLWAILDQISPGRLIPLSKFRQEFSAPNQDKMQMLYELIFEDVDGLPPMAIRRLKDDVATELPKKKRILHAEAMSEHQATSYEEARGKLVTGKKGAALKMLHHIRSVSVHPNISSELIADEYISLSARLKSTFEILDRIHSKNERALVFIEHIQMQYRFIELLKARYDLENIDLINGKTPIKQRQKIVNRFQSHLKNDRGFDVLVLGPKAAGTGLTLTAATHVIHLSRWWNPAVEEQCNDRVHRIGQTKPVTVHVPLSVHPEYEEKSFDLLLHSLMTWKRKLASSALWPMGDTEADMQKLQELLGSEATSKGDKDFVKNSVIKMFERDEVVPLEIVDDKTFVYD